The Maridesulfovibrio ferrireducens genomic interval TATTCATCCTCCTTGAATGGGAGGAAGTATGTCATATGAGAAAATTAATGGAAGATGCAGCCGTCTGGACGGTTACTATGAAGCTCCCTTTGACGATGGGAATATGCTGGGACATCAAGTCCTTCAAATTCTTATCGACAAGGGTATGAAGGGTGGCGAACGACTGCCTGAAAATTGGCTTGAAGTAGTTCTGTCTATTGCGCAAGATCCGCGAGTTCCTACAGGCAATTCATCATTCAGAAAATGGTGGTCTGTGATGGGCCCGCAGAGAACAGACTGGATACGTAATCAGCTGTCCAGTCTTGATCTCAAGGTATTCCTAGACGTTCTAGAGGATTATGCAGAGAGTTCGGGAAAGGATGACATAAAACGCATGTTCCCAGCTCGTAAGAAATTTCTTGAAGGGTTATTTGACCTGAAAATGGTTGTAAATTCGAGACTCTTTCTTGGAGGCGAAGCTGTCTCATTCCTCAAACGCAGCTATAATGACAAATCTCTTCCGCATTACGCCAAGCAGAGTGATTCTGATAAGGCTATTATCTATCTTAACCTTGGAAATCTTCATATGATTGAAGGAACCCATAGCTTTCCACTCATAATGATGGACGACTTGCCACCGAGCTCCAACGTCATGTCCTACGAACATGACTGGTTTTCAAAAGATGACCTTAATCGAAGATTATTAGTAGCACATGATGAATTGCGAGTTAAAAAAACAAGCATGCTTCCAAATGATTATATAAGGCATTACCCAAATCTTACATGGCAGCATAAAGCTCTCATGGCCATGAAAAAGTATGGAGTTCATGTAAACCCTGGCAATGTTCTGACGAGATTAGACCATAATGACTTTATTAAAAATTCTAAATACTCACTCTAATTATGCTTAATAAAATAAAATCACTACTGGCTGCAGCAAAAGATGATTCTGGCTTTGAAATTGAAGCCCACCCTTATGGTATTAGTTTTAAAACTGATCAGATGCAGGTATGCCGAAATGGGAAAGCTTCACAAATATTGCAATTGCAGTTTGTAACCTTGAGAATAATGACTGAACAAAGTTTAGCTGCTGAGCTAGAAAATGGTTTCGATTTAGTCAGTGAAGATGTTGTAAGGTTAAGTCACTCAGATCGTCTGCTACTAGGTCTTCCGGAAGCTTGGCCTGGCGAATTCAGAATTGAGTTCAACGGACTCTCCACGCAAGCTGATTTTTTCCTGAATGCAGGACTGGTATTGCCATCAGGAGATGTTGTTCGCCATTTTTATCGTAATGGGCCAATGTTTAGCATCTCAGAGCAAGAAACATATCTTCCAGATCAGGCACAGTGGCTGCTATTAAATACAATTGAACAACATAGCTTACTTTCACCTGACGATAAGAATGAACAGGTAAACCTACTAGCGGTTAAAGCTCTACAAAAAGCTGAAAGTATGGGGGCCGCTGTTAATCTTTCTCACTTTGAAGATTTGGTTGTTAATACACCGGATGGAATTACCTTTTCTGCAAACCAGCTTGATGACGGTTCACTTGAATTACTTCCTTCTTTTCGCGATGTTAAAGAAGACAAACTTGTTATGAATGGAGCCATATCAGAGGTAAAAACTAATAGTCATGAAATATGTTCACCTGAAGATATAGAAAAAAGGCTATCTCAGTTGGAAAATGGCAAGGGGATTATGCGGGTTAACAATACTTTGGTTGTGCTCAATGGAGAACAGATTGACGCTGTAGAAGAAATTTTATCGAATCGAACTATCCCCGCTAATCAGGTCCGTCAGTTCCTTGAGTCTCCAGGAGCTTTTCTTGATGCAAGCAAAATTGATTTTGATCTCGGTTTTTCTCTCCGCGTAAAGGGGGTTGTTGAATTTGAACCCGCATATTTCGGGGAAACTGATTCTAGTGAAACAGATTGGACCGGATGTTCTGGACTTTCACGTCCGCCAGCAATTTTGCTTCATGGACTAGTCGATATAGTAAAAACTGAAGCCGAAGTCGATGAAGCTGAAAAGCTCATAAAAGCAGCCAGAGCTGACGGCAAAAGAAGTATTACAGTTAATATAAATGGTACAGATCAGGAAATTATTCTGGGAGATGACCAAGACGACGAGAAATATATCGATGAAGCCAAACAAAAATTACGTCAGACACCTGATTTTGATACTCCCTCAGGAGATCTGCCTGATAATATTGACGAAAACCTATCTCGTTCAACCGTTGATATCATTCGTGAAGACGAAGAGCATGAGCTTGATAATAAGTTGAGTGCCGGAAGAGATTATTACTATGCGCCCCCACTTCGTCTTACCAACTGTAAGCGCACTCCATTTGATTATCAGGAAAAAGGCATTCGTTGGCTATTGGGACTTGCTACTAATAACGGGAAAATGAATTGGGAAACAGATTTTGTGGGAGGATTGCTAGCTGATGATATGGGGCTTGGTAAGACGTTTATGTCATTAGCTGCAGCTATCGAATATGCAGACATTCAGCGAGAACACGGACAGGCTCCCAAGCCCTGCCTGGTCGTAGCCCCGCTTAGCTTGCTTCAAAACTGGAAAGATGAACTTACTGCTACCTACGATCCGCAGCCTTTCGATGATGTAATTCTCCTACAATCCCAAGAGGATCTTCCCCGATTTCGAGCTCGTAAGGGAAATGAGGTCAAGCAACGAGATGAGGACATTGCTTCAGGGCTTGATGCATTGAGGTATGCACTCAAAGTGGGGCCCTCCTGGGGGCCAGACCGCCTTGATCAGCCTAACCGTTTGGTTTTGGCTACCTACCAAGTACTTAGGGAATATCAGTTTTCTTTATGTCGTGTGGATTGGGGATTCGTTATTTTTGATGAAGCGCAAAATATTAAAAACCCCAATACACTGCAAACTCGCGCAGCAAAGGGTCTAAAGGCCGACATGATGGTTCCAGCTACCGGAACGCCAGTTGAGAATAGTCTGGCTGACTTTTGGTGTCTTTTTGATACAGCTTGTCCTGGAATTTTAAAGAACTATCAAGATTTCAGGAAAAAATACGTTACCCCCATACGTAGCGCCCCCCCTGAAAAGGCTGATGAGGTCCGGGTAAAAGTAGGTAAAGATTTACGAGATATGGTTGGAAAGCTCATGCTTCGCCGCACTAAAGAAGACGAACTAGAAGGAATTCCAGAAAAACATGTACACTATCCTGAGGTGGAAATGTTTGGCCAGCAGCGCAAGTTGTATGAGGCCGTACTAGGCTCTGCAAATATTCGTGATACTGATGAGCCTCGCGGTCCATCTGTGCTAAAAGCACTTCATTCTCTTAGAGATGTGTCATTACATCCGGCTCTGCTTAACAGCGGTCAACCTATGCCTCCTTGTGATCATGAATCTGTCA includes:
- a CDS encoding EH signature domain-containing protein; translation: MSYEKINGRCSRLDGYYEAPFDDGNMLGHQVLQILIDKGMKGGERLPENWLEVVLSIAQDPRVPTGNSSFRKWWSVMGPQRTDWIRNQLSSLDLKVFLDVLEDYAESSGKDDIKRMFPARKKFLEGLFDLKMVVNSRLFLGGEAVSFLKRSYNDKSLPHYAKQSDSDKAIIYLNLGNLHMIEGTHSFPLIMMDDLPPSSNVMSYEHDWFSKDDLNRRLLVAHDELRVKKTSMLPNDYIRHYPNLTWQHKALMAMKKYGVHVNPGNVLTRLDHNDFIKNSKYSL
- a CDS encoding SNF2-related protein, encoding MLNKIKSLLAAAKDDSGFEIEAHPYGISFKTDQMQVCRNGKASQILQLQFVTLRIMTEQSLAAELENGFDLVSEDVVRLSHSDRLLLGLPEAWPGEFRIEFNGLSTQADFFLNAGLVLPSGDVVRHFYRNGPMFSISEQETYLPDQAQWLLLNTIEQHSLLSPDDKNEQVNLLAVKALQKAESMGAAVNLSHFEDLVVNTPDGITFSANQLDDGSLELLPSFRDVKEDKLVMNGAISEVKTNSHEICSPEDIEKRLSQLENGKGIMRVNNTLVVLNGEQIDAVEEILSNRTIPANQVRQFLESPGAFLDASKIDFDLGFSLRVKGVVEFEPAYFGETDSSETDWTGCSGLSRPPAILLHGLVDIVKTEAEVDEAEKLIKAARADGKRSITVNINGTDQEIILGDDQDDEKYIDEAKQKLRQTPDFDTPSGDLPDNIDENLSRSTVDIIREDEEHELDNKLSAGRDYYYAPPLRLTNCKRTPFDYQEKGIRWLLGLATNNGKMNWETDFVGGLLADDMGLGKTFMSLAAAIEYADIQREHGQAPKPCLVVAPLSLLQNWKDELTATYDPQPFDDVILLQSQEDLPRFRARKGNEVKQRDEDIASGLDALRYALKVGPSWGPDRLDQPNRLVLATYQVLREYQFSLCRVDWGFVIFDEAQNIKNPNTLQTRAAKGLKADMMVPATGTPVENSLADFWCLFDTACPGILKNYQDFRKKYVTPIRSAPPEKADEVRVKVGKDLRDMVGKLMLRRTKEDELEGIPEKHVHYPEVEMFGQQRKLYEAVLGSANIRDTDEPRGPSVLKALHSLRDVSLHPALLNSGQPMPPCDHESVKTHFEESGKLKIVLNILAEIKSKNEKVIIFVLRHRLQAYISMALGAIYGLNVNVINGTTKTSSKKADNKTRMGIIREFEAKEGFNILIMSPIAAGVGLTVVGANNVIHLERHWNPAKEAQATDRVYRIGQQKDVHVHIPILTHPEIDSFDVHLNRLLNRKLDIKDAVITPVEAAPEDLGDVLVDTRTPSSAQRIQGADIFKDMSWESFESLSALVLAAKYGGEPTLTAHPNDWGADSIIISSKQVILIQSKYSSEATFRSEKAVREVYGAVPKYEKLLGRKIDKLIVTTSSSKIDKKVKDSGKECGVEILSGKDIIKFLDQNTITYERVYGLLNSKRFPG